In a genomic window of Arachnia rubra:
- a CDS encoding cupin domain-containing protein produces the protein MNDDVLRLTDSLGLTPHPEGGWFRRTWTAPVRVDTPNGERATASAILFLLGEDMEAAWHVVSSDELWLWHGPGSLEIHDGGNGPEPVEDPQPRIIDSATVQHLVPAGRWQRTFARGSHCLATCVVSPEFTYDDWQLA, from the coding sequence GTGAATGACGACGTTTTGCGCCTCACGGACTCCCTCGGCCTGACCCCTCACCCGGAGGGCGGATGGTTCCGGCGGACGTGGACGGCACCTGTCCGGGTGGACACCCCGAATGGGGAACGCGCCACAGCATCGGCGATCCTCTTCCTGCTCGGTGAGGACATGGAGGCCGCCTGGCATGTCGTGAGCTCGGATGAGTTGTGGCTCTGGCATGGGCCCGGGAGCCTGGAGATCCACGACGGCGGGAACGGCCCAGAGCCTGTCGAGGATCCGCAGCCGAGGATCATCGACAGCGCAACGGTGCAGCATCTGGTGCCTGCCGGGCGCTGGCAGCGCACCTTCGCCCGTGGCTCTCACTGCCTGGCGACCTGCGTCGTCTCGCCGGAGTTCACCTATGACGACTGGCAACTGGCCTGA